In Tenrec ecaudatus isolate mTenEca1 chromosome 9, mTenEca1.hap1, whole genome shotgun sequence, the DNA window AGCAAAGAGAGCTTGGTGGTAGATCAATAAATCACAGTTAGAGGCGGGAACACATAAGAGGGAATGGgggccatgattgggacacaCACTTTCTAATAGACAGAAGAGCTCATCACTTGGTTCAGGCACTCAGGATGTGACTCTTGACAATGTGAACCTAACTCCCCAATTTCTCTTAAGGGTACAGTGAGGCTACGCCAATTCTCTATGGCTATGCCAATTCTCCCAGGACTCTCTAGGGAGACACACTAAACCAATGTGGCCCATTATCTTTTTCCAATGTGGTCAATTCACACCCTTATATCAAAGTTCTTTGTTAGATAATTATTCTGACCATGAAGTCCTTATGAAGTGACATCTCCTAGAGAAGTGGCATTCAGCTTTTATGTGGTCCTGTTCTGAAAAGCTCTGTAGAAGGCACCTGAGCATTCCTCAGGCTGTAGATGAGGGGTTCAGCATGGGATTgaagaggctgtgaaacagagaCAGCATCTTCTCTTGCTCCTGTCGTTGCTGTGAGTCTGGTACCATGTAAACCACCATGGCTGTGCCAAAGAAGAGCCCAACCACGCAGAGGTGGGAGGAGCAGGTGGAGAAGGCCTTTCGGCGACCCTCCCCGGACCGGATCTTCAGGATGGCCCAGAGGATGCGCATGTAGGAGACCAGCACCAAGCATAAAGGGCACACTAAGACTAGCACACACGCAGCCAAGATGACCACTTGATTGATCCACGTGTCAGCACAGGCCAATTTGAGGACAGACAAAATTTCACAGAAGACGTGGTTCACCACGTGGGGTCCACAGAAGGGCAGTCTCAGGAGGAGAATTACATGAACCATAGACAGAAGAAATCCACATATCCAGGAAGCGATAGCCAGCACAGTGCACAGTCTCCAGCTCATGATGACAGTGTAGTGTAGGGGGTGGCAGATGGCCACATACCTGTCATAGGACATCGCTACCAAAATCAAGCACTCTGTGTGAGCAAAAGCCAGATATAAAAATGTCTGCACGATGCATGGGATAAAGGAGATCGTTCTTTTCAGGGTCACGAGGTTCACTAACATCTTGGGGACATTGTTGGAAGCATAGGACATGTCAATGACCGCTAAGTGGgaaaggaagaagtacatgggggtgtgcagTTTGGGGTCCAGACAGATAAGGGTCAGGATGGCCCCGTTCCCCAGGAGACTGATGACATACATTAAAGAGAAGACCCAGCAGAGGAACACCTCCATGTCTGCCTGGAGCTGGAATCCAACCAAGATGAATTCTGTGACCCATGTTTGGTTGCCGCCCATTCCTTAGTGATAGGTGGTCAAGGACTGAAACGTGACTGCAAGAACAGATCTAGAGAAGTGACATAAACAGAAGGTATTTACCATTAACAAGTTCAGATGaaacatttatgttttctttcccttCATTTTGTTCACAGCATTCTGTCTTTAACCAATAACTATTTGAAAACCACAAGTATAAGGGGAATATCTGCGGGTTTGGATCGATAAAAGTTGGACTGAGGGATAGTCAAGCCATAAAGTACTTCTGCTCTACAGCACCAAGTGTAGTTATCTGAGGACCATTAGATGGTGGTAGACATTTTATTACTTTACCAGTTTTCACTATTTTTTAACCAAACTTATTTCCATGTATTCTGAACCTAATTTTGTTATGTTAAGGAGGTCTTGTCACCATTGTCTGGATCCTGTAGAGATTCACACACTTTGGGGGACCTAATTCAACCCAGAGGAGGTTACTGCATATTCCTTTGCACGTGTAGGTTAGGAATTTGTTGAACTGGACAACGTTGAAAGGTCCTTCATGAACGCATGTCTATGTTCTCAGTAAGTTTATCTTTTGAGCTCATTGCAGAAATTTAACAGCCTGGGACAGCCTGGAATTTGATATCCCCATGGTTAAAAATGACTTATTGCCACAATGACCAGATAAAAGTCTGGGTTAAGATCCATTTGAAGGGCGATGATGGGCCCTGGTGCTTTAGTTACCAGGTTATACTGTGCACCACTGGATGACGAATGTAGAGGGCCTGCAAACTCATATTAAACATGCCACCTTGGCCAATGAAACCAGTAAAGGTAACTCTTTTGTCACAGTAAATAGCTAGCTGTTTTCTAAGACATTatcaaagataaaataataaggaGTTTGCCCCCGAAGCCCAGTTAACTGGAGTGTCATGTTCCATTTCTTGTATGAAATGTCCTGAGGCTACGCATTGTCATATACACTGGTCTGTCTGATAAAACCACAGACGTTGTTCACTGTGATGCAAAGGGAACTCCAAAAATATTTTGTGTGTGAAACAATGCCATATTCAATTTGAAACACACATCTAGAGAATGCAATGTGGGCAAATACTGTGACTTAGAAAAGTTGTAAGTTTTACTTAAAATTTATATTGTACTCTTAGGATTTCATGGTTGAAGGGGATTATTTggctgtgattttaaaaaaacatataatGAAAATTATAGTGAATAATGCAATTTAATATATCTCGTTTATTAAGGTGTTGTGATATTTCTTTAAGAACACATTATCAGATGAATATGGCATGGATGGTTTATCTTCTGTGAGTATGATTGGGAAAGGGAGGCTTGTATATAACATCCAGGTGATAACTTTAGGAACAGCAGTAATTGTCTACTGATCAGAAACTGGGCAGAAAACCACAACTGCATACAACTTTATAGTCACTGAGGAAAACCATGAGCAATGATGAAAGAACATCTAACCTCTAAAGAGCAAAATTAATAACATGTGTATGGTCTATTATCACCCAATAGGAGCATTTTCATCTTATACCTGAAGATGTTACTGTCTATTTTATCTCGATATTCATTTTGCTCAtttcttaattttattattaaaatcctTTACTCCTCATCTTTGTACTATCATATTCATTTTATTTCCAATAAATCTAATGGAATAATAAAAGTAAAGTTAATATGGAACAGTGGTAAGGAATTACCACATTGCATGGAAGAAACACCAGTGAAGGCATTAGATGGGTGAATTTAAATTACAACATACAACGAAATGAACATTAATTAATGGAGATAAATTACATGGCAGTGTGTACTTCTATACATGCAGTGGTCTCCATTGCACATGTAACCCATGCACTTCTCAAAACAGTTTTCAGAAATACACTCAGCTGCAGTTATCCTCCTCCAATCTGTGACTATACAAACATTTTCCTAAAAGACATGCTATCATAGTGTGATATTCATCAATTCTGGGGAGCAAATTGGAGGGCTTTCAATGGGGTAACATACTGTAGGCACACTTATTAATTTGGTTTCTCAGCATAGGCAATAAACTAATATTATGGCAACTCTCAGTGTTTTTATGTTTAGTTTGCATTTGGGCCTGTTGACCACTGCTTGGTGATACTGAGTTTAGCAGTAAATGCGATGGTGGCAATAACATTAAGGAGAAACCCCAAGTGCCATCTCTTTGCCCTATAACTGCCATGGGGTGAGGTAGGGTCAGTCATTTGACATCTCTGGAAGACAATACCTTCAGCTGGTGTGTGGGAAGTTGCTTCCCCTGCACAACAGTGGCTGCCATGTGGGCACCATGGGCAGCGTATGGGGTCCTTCACTCTCTCTGCCCCTTACTCATGTGTTCATTGGTGCCATATCCGGGCATCTAATCACTTACACTGGGCCTGATGTGGGGAACAATGTGAAGGGGAGTCAGAAGATCCATGACCACACTGGGATGGGGAAGGTCCCCCCTGGGCCATCTCTGTTTGCCAGCCTCACTACTTAGGATGTTAACTATGAGGCAAGAAGACAGCCAGCCACAGAATACCCATTCTCCTCTCAGATCAAGCGATTtctgctatttccccatcctactgCCGTGACCCACACCACAAGCCACCTACCAGTACAGGTGAATTCCTCCTACATATATTGGTCATTTCTGGCCATTGCCCCTAAATTCTTCATTGAGAGGCGCACTTTGGAGTCAGCTCTCTTGCCCCTGAGCACACTCCCCATGAGTGAGAGCTCCCAGCAATAGGAGCACTCACTGCACTTGCTGATGGCCTAGGAACATAACGCAGTGGTTCTCTGCGCCCCACAAAACACACGGGCTTTACTTTCTCCCCAGTTGAGTACAAAGAGGTCTCTAGATTCTCTCGAGAACTTAGATATTTGTCCCTGGCTGCATAAGTCATTAAACGCATACACATAATTCCTGCAGGAAAAGGAAAACATGGAATCCTTTCCCAGGAGATTAACAAAGATTGCCTGAGACTGattttccctgtgtgtgtgtgggggggggggttcaggtAAAATGTAAGAGCTGATAGAATCTCATAGGATGCCGGTGGGTTTCCCATCATCTCAAGGGCCATAACTAGAGGAAAACATCACAAATTACAGGACATAACACATGGGCATATCACAAcccccaaaccactgccagagagtagactctgactcagagtgatcttattttatttttaaaaattattttagtggCGCTCGAACAACTCATcactgtacaactcatcacaatctatacatgcatccattgtgtcaagcacatttgtacatttgttgccatcatcattctcacgacactttctttctatttgagcccttggtatcagctcctcattttcccctcctggcttttaaatttgtaaattattattttttcatgtcttaaactgtccagtgtctcccatcacctatttttctgttttccgtccactagggagggggttatatgtagaccattgtgatcagttccccctttctccccaaccttctccttacactcctggcattgctactctcattttgGCCgtcaagggtttatctgtcctcgattccctgtttACAGGTCtagcctgtaccagtgtacatcctctggtctagttgaatttgtaagtagaattgggatcaagatagtgggtgtgaaggaagcattgaagaactagaggaaaattgtatgtttcatcagtgctatactgcaccctgtctgactcatctcctccctgtgacccttctgtaagatctccagttgtctacagatgaactttgggtctccactacgcactccccgtcattcacaatgatgtgattttatgttctttgatgcctgatacctgattctatcaaCACCTTGCCATAGTCATTTTATATAGCATCTCTGAGACTaaattttcacaggagcagatggtcTCTCTCTACAGAGTGACTAATGGGTTTGTCCCACTGCCCTCGCAGTTTGGTTCAATCTCTAATCCACAGGGCCCCGGGGCTCCTTTCTGTAGAATGGATTTGATCATTCAAATACCCCCATAAGATGTGTAACTCAATCTTCATCACCCCCATTCCTCTGAGCATTCTCTGTAATTTCTGTCGACATTCCCCGGACTTGACTAGACTCATAACCTCAAGGAGAAtaactttctttctttgttcttaaaccagcggttctcaacctgtgagtcactacccctttgggggtcaaacgaccctttcacaggggtagcctgattcataacagtagcaaaatgacagtgatgaagtagcaatgaaaatgattttatggttgggggtcaccacaacatgaggaactgtatgaaaatgttgcagcattaggaaggttgagaaccactatcttAAACCCTCTGTTAAAAAATTATATGAGTTTatttaggggtggggtgggcggcagGGAACGTTTACATTTGTCTACACTGTTTGGGCAGAGATCTAAGAGGGCCGGGATGGGACCAGGTTATTCTTCCGATAGGTCGAGGGTCTACCTTCCCGTGTGAGAACACACAGTGGTGGGATTTTAGGGAGTCAGGCTGCTTTGGCAAAAAGAGCCATCGTGAAAAGCCCACAAccaggat includes these proteins:
- the LOC142456635 gene encoding olfactory receptor 2A2-like — its product is MGGNQTWVTEFILVGFQLQADMEVFLCWVFSLMYVISLLGNGAILTLICLDPKLHTPMYFFLSHLAVIDMSYASNNVPKMLVNLVTLKRTISFIPCIVQTFLYLAFAHTECLILVAMSYDRYVAICHPLHYTVIMSWRLCTVLAIASWICGFLLSMVHVILLLRLPFCGPHVVNHVFCEILSVLKLACADTWINQVVILAACVLVLVCPLCLVLVSYMRILWAILKIRSGEGRRKAFSTCSSHLCVVGLFFGTAMVVYMVPDSQQRQEQEKMLSLFHSLFNPMLNPSSTA